From a single Sediminibacterium sp. KACHI17 genomic region:
- a CDS encoding cation:dicarboxylase symporter family transporter, whose translation MNEQSPYIKKSWQHSLFTNLTFYVLIAIITGILIGHYFPTTAMKTEWIGKTFVDIIKLFIAPIIFLTIVLGISSIGNLKKVGRIGIKSLIYFEIVTTLALGIGIVVALIVQPGNIDRTGLQLQDASKYTNQAGSSFSWTAFFKSNLTLQVLAVAIIIGIILNYSKHRLKIIHWLGRAAHYVFLALKYVMYLAPLGAFGGMAYTIGKFGLQTLVPLGKLMACVYLTMFLFIFFILGSIMRYYGFSIVSFLKSIKEELLIVLGTSSSEAALPSIMRKMEKMGCSKSVVGLVIPTGYSFNLDGTSIYLSMAAIFLAQLYNIHLSPGELLTILLVLMLTSKGAAGVTGSGFIVLASTLAAIKTIPLEGLAFLLGVDKFMSEARAITNIIGNGVATLVIAKSEKEYVEEIV comes from the coding sequence TTGAACGAGCAATCACCCTATATTAAGAAAAGCTGGCAACATAGTTTATTTACCAATCTCACATTTTATGTGTTGATCGCCATCATTACCGGAATACTGATTGGACATTACTTTCCGACCACAGCAATGAAGACAGAATGGATTGGAAAGACATTTGTTGACATCATCAAACTATTCATCGCTCCGATCATTTTCTTAACCATCGTACTCGGTATTAGTAGTATTGGTAACCTGAAGAAAGTAGGACGCATCGGAATCAAATCATTGATCTATTTTGAGATCGTCACCACTTTGGCATTGGGTATTGGTATCGTTGTGGCATTGATTGTTCAGCCGGGTAATATCGATAGAACCGGATTACAATTGCAGGACGCAAGCAAGTATACCAACCAAGCCGGGAGTAGTTTCAGCTGGACAGCATTTTTCAAATCCAATCTCACTTTACAAGTACTGGCAGTAGCGATTATCATAGGTATCATTCTCAATTATTCCAAACACCGTCTTAAGATCATTCACTGGCTGGGGCGCGCAGCTCACTACGTTTTCCTTGCATTGAAATATGTCATGTACCTGGCACCACTCGGCGCTTTCGGTGGTATGGCATATACGATCGGAAAATTTGGTTTACAAACATTGGTGCCATTGGGAAAACTGATGGCCTGTGTATACCTGACCATGTTTCTTTTCATCTTCTTTATTCTGGGAAGTATCATGCGTTATTATGGATTCAGCATCGTTTCCTTTTTAAAATCCATCAAAGAAGAATTATTGATCGTGTTGGGAACATCCTCTTCTGAAGCAGCACTTCCTTCCATTATGCGCAAGATGGAAAAAATGGGATGCAGTAAATCTGTTGTTGGACTCGTCATCCCCACCGGCTATTCTTTTAACCTGGACGGCACTTCCATTTACTTATCCATGGCCGCTATTTTTCTGGCGCAACTATACAATATCCATTTAAGTCCGGGTGAATTACTCACCATCTTACTGGTACTGATGCTCACTTCAAAAGGTGCGGCAGGTGTTACAGGCAGTGGCTTTATCGTATTGGCTTCTACTCTCGCGGCCATCAAAACCATTCCACTTGAAGGACTTGCATTCCTACTAGGTGTAGACAAATTCATGAGCGAAGCAAGGGCCATCACCAATATCATCGGCAATGGTGTAGCCACCTTAGTGATCGCGAAGAGTGAGAAGGAATATGTGGAGGAAATTGTTTGA
- a CDS encoding DUF1801 domain-containing protein, producing MHPDIHSYNQQQLPAEQSICELLAKEIDGVLKKAESKIWHAHPVWFLEGNPIVGYSKLKDGIRLLFWSGQSFDEEGLQKEGKFKAAEKRYATVADINTKDLKRWLKKAIDIQWDYKNLVKRKGVLERLY from the coding sequence ATGCATCCCGATATCCATTCTTATAACCAACAACAGTTACCCGCTGAACAATCTATCTGTGAATTGCTAGCGAAAGAAATTGATGGCGTATTGAAAAAAGCAGAGAGTAAGATCTGGCATGCACATCCAGTTTGGTTCCTGGAGGGGAATCCGATTGTAGGGTATAGTAAATTGAAGGATGGGATACGCTTGTTGTTCTGGAGTGGACAATCATTCGATGAAGAGGGGTTGCAAAAAGAAGGGAAATTCAAAGCGGCAGAAAAAAGATATGCCACCGTGGCAGATATCAATACCAAAGACCTAAAGCGTTGGCTTAAAAAAGCAATCGATATTCAGTGGGATTATAAAAATCTGGTGAAGCGAAAAGGGGTATTAGAAAGACTATATTGA